The nucleotide sequence AATACATTACAATAGTTTCTAATATCCTATACGTCTTAGTAGCAATTTCTCTGCTCTAGTTATTGCCCGGTCGATAGCTCGACCAACTCTAGTCCTATCAAATCTTCTCTCTAACGAAAAAATATATTAAAACAAGCCGTTAGATTTCTAAGAAATAGCGTGCTCTCCAAGGAAAATTTTGACGACCTTTCCCCCATTGAATTCAAGAAAAGGTCGTAGCTTATCAAATATGAGGTCAATGTAAAATATCGTATTATGATAATACGAACGATATTATTTAGACCACAATATTTTGGAAATTTGTACATGGTCTGGCAAATGGCTTGAGAGCGAGGTGACACTTAAATAACGTTCATCATTTGTGATAAATTCTAAATAATTCGCATCATGACCTACATTAATATATAAATTGGAATTACTCATATCTAACTCGGTAATTATGTTAGTGTTGACTTCTTTATATATACTAAATTTAACTTTGGGTGAATCAGAAATGATAAACGGATCTATCCATGTCGCTAATGAATAAGTTTCATTAATCACTTTCACTAGACTTTCGGGAGTATTGATTTCAGTCTTATAAATTCCCCACTGCCTATCAAGTAAATCAAAATTACATACTACTTGGTAATCTACATTCATACTTAAGTCATTTAGAAGATTGAGTCCTCCATAGAAATGCAAGTATATTGGAAATTGATTCTTCTTCAATAAAAAGTCAACTAGAAAATTCTCAAGCTTTTCAGTTTCATCCATGTTTTCTGGAGAAATCGAGAATTTTATTTCATTTCCGTTATTGTTGGTTAAAACAAAATCCCCATTCATTGGTTCTTGTCTTAACTCTATCTTAAACATAAAAAGCGACCTCCCCTACCAAACGTATCTGTATTTTTTTCTTTCCATTGCATTTCTTTGAGGCAATTTATAACCCTTTGGTATATCCCATCTAAATACGTAATGAACTTTTTCATCTCTTATATGATAGTGCCAAACCCTGCGCTTTTCTATTTTTCCTTTTGGATTAATCAAGTCAATATAACCGTAATCAATAGCGAAAATTCTTTTCTTTATCTTTTGGTCTATAATAACAACTGGACTATTAGAGTGTGAAATTATTTTATACCTATCTTTATACTTACCAATAATCTTATCTGCATATTTTTCAACTCTATTTCCAATTTTTTGTACTGCTAATACTCCGTATCTTATAGCATACTTTCTTATTAAGGGCGTCGTAAACCTCAAAATAGTACCTAACAATGGAATAATTAATGCATAATAACCATCTACATCCATAAACCAAGTCTTGCTCCGAGTAAAATCATGCAGTACCTAAAAGGAAGATCATCGAGATTATTGCAAGATGAATTTCCAGAACTGAAGAAGAAATATTGGGGTCAGCACTTATGGGCAAGGGGATATTTTTGTGCAACAGTGGGAACTAAGACAGAGGAAATCATTCGACATTACATCGCCAATCAAATTCGTGATGAAAAGAACGACATCTTCAGAATTGAGGAATGAGTTTAGTCAAGTTTAGTGTGCTTAAGCATAAGTTCTTTAAGATGACTTCAGTCTTAGATAACGACTTTAGTCGTCGACATTTATGTCTAAACCCACCTGCTTTAGTAGGTGGTCGTTTAATTTAGCGAAAAAAGAAAAAGCATACCGAATTTGGTATGCTTCCCCCTTTTTAACCCGCCTTTTGCTCAACTTCTTCAATCTCCCATTCTTCCGCTTTTTCAATGCCTAGTTTCAGCGGATCAAAAGTTGGCTCAAGGCCTTTAGCACGCTGATCTTTGTAATCGCGTAAAACTCGGAACGCTACGTTTCCTAGCAAGGCGATTCCGATTAAGTTAATGACCGTCATTAGACCCATGAATAAGTCAGCGACTGACCAGACAAAACCGAGACCGACCAATGAACCGATGAAAACGAACACAATCGTTGCAAGACGGTAAAGATTTAATATGCTTTTCGAGTTTTTAATAAATTGAATATTCGTCTCTCCGTAATAATAACTTCCAATAATCGATGTAAAGGCAAAGAGAAAGATTGCGACAGCAATAAAGATGTTTGCCCAGTCTCCCACTTGCGAACTTAACGATGCTTGTAACAAGTTAATCCCTTCATATTGACCTGAATTGTACACATCCGTTGAAACAAGGATGATGAAAGCTGTTGCAGTACATACGATCAATGTATCAAAATAAACACCTAATGTTTGAATGAATCCTTGCTTTGCTGGATGGCTAACCGCCGCCGTTGCTGCTGCATTTGGCGCACTTCCCATTCCTGCTTCGTTCGAGAACAATCCACGTCTTACACCGTGCATAATCGCTGCACCAATACCACCACCAATTGCTTGCTCTAGCCCAAACGCGTGTTTAATGATTGATGCCATTACAGCTGGAAACTCACCAATATTCGTCACAAACACGACAGCTGCCATTACGATATAAAGTACGACCATAATTGGGACGATCACACTTGATACGAAGGCGATTCGATGAATCCCACCAAAAATAATAACAGCAGTTAGAGCCGCAAGGATAAGTCCCACCGCGACACTTTGTAGACCGAACGCTTCTTCAAATGCCGCTGAAATCGTATTGCTTTGTACAGAATTAAAAATAAGGCCAAATGTGAGTGCGATTAAAATGGCAAAGACTACGCCAAGCCATTTTTGATTTAAACCTTTTGAAATGTAATAAGCTGGACCGCCACGATACGTGCCAGGCTTGTCCACATCTTTCACTTTGTACACTTGCGCTAACGTACTTTCGACAAAGCTCGTTGCCCCACCAATTATCGCCACAATCCACATCCAAAAAACAGCACCTGGTCCCCCTAACGTAATCGCCACTGCGACACCCGCTAAGTTTCCAGTTCCAATTCTTGTTGCCGATCCTATGCTAAACGACTTAAATGAAGAAATCGGTTTCTCCCCTGGCTTATGTGCTGGTGTTTTTTCAAAAATGATGCGGAACATTTCTTTTATATACGTAAATTGGATAAACCCTGTTTTCCACGTAAAATAAATGCCAATCCCTAATAGCCCGTAAATGACGACATACGACCATAAAATATTGTTCAAAAAATCGACCACGATCATACTATCTTCTCCCTTGTGTTGTATTCGTAATTTTCTGTCATTTAACTTAACACTTTAACCCGTTTAAGCGTTTAAGTATTTATGTATCATACTATATCATAGTCGACCTAATTCGACAAGTCGTTTTCTGAAAATTTTTAATAATTCAATTAAATGGAATACCTTCACACTTTTTCCAACTGAAATGTAATCCTTGACACGTATCAATCGTTCGAATATTATGCCCAATAGGGTATGTTAACAAGGAGGGCATTAACTGTGAGAAAAATTGTGATTGTTGGTGGGGTGGCAGGAGGTGCTACCGCTGCTGCACGCTTACGAAGATTAAATGAAAAAGATGAGATTATCATGTTTGAACGTGGTGAATACATTTCCTTCGCAAACTGCGGATTGCCATATTATATCGGAAACGTCATTGAAAGTCGCCAAAAACTTCTTGTGCAATCTGTTGAAGGCATGTCAAAGCGCTTTCGCTTAGATATTCGAAATCTAACTGAAGTAACGAAAATTAACCGCGAAGCAAAAACTGTAACGGCAAAAAACGTGCTGACGGGTGAGGAATACGAGGAGTCGTACGATGTGCTGATTTTATCACCAGGAGCAAAACCAATCATTCCTCCTATCGCTGGAATAAACAATGCGAAAAATGTGTTTACCCTTCGCAACGTGCCAGACACCGATAAAATCAAAGCACATATTGATCAAACGAATCCAACGAATGCAGTGGTCATCGGTGGCGGATTTATCGGCGTTGAAATGGCTGAAAACTTAGTCGAACGCGGCGTAAATGTGACGCTCGTTGAAATGGCCAATCAAGTCATGAATCCGATTGATTTTGAAATGGCCTCCATCGTTCATACGCATATGAAGGAAAAAGGTGTCAACCTTCTCTTTAACGATGGAGTCAAAGCGATTGAACAAGAAGGAAAACGTGTGGTATTAGCAAGTGGTCAAACGCTTGAAACAGATATGATTGTACTCGCAATCGGTGTTACGCCAGAAAATCAATTGGCAAAAGACGCACAATTAGCACTTGGCGTCCGCGGTGCGATTAAAGTAAATGAACATCTCCAAACATCCGACCCATCTATTTATGCCATAGGTGATGTGATTGAAGTGAAACATTACATTCATGGCTTTGAAACATTCGTCCCACTTGCTTGGCCAGCTAACCGACAAGGACGTTTAGTAGCCGATCATATAAACGGTCGTGATGTAAAGTATAATGGGACACTTGGCACTTCCATTGCGAAGATTTTTGACCTTACCGTAGCCGCTACTGGTAGCAATGAAAAAGTTTTACAGCATCATCACATTCCATATGAAGTGATTCACGTACACCCACTCCATCATGCCGGCTATTATCCTGGCGCGAAACAAATGACTTTAAAAGTGCTTTTTGACCGTGAAACTGGACAGATATATGGTGCACAAGCCGTTGGCGGAGATGGAGTTGATAAACGAATTGATGTGATTGCCACTGCGATTAAAGGTGGGCTCACCGTTATGGATTTACCTGACTTAGAATTATCTTACGCTCCGCCTTTTTCATCAGCGAAAGATCCCGTCAATATGGCTGGGTACGTCGCATCAAACATTGTCGAAGGAGATGTTGAAACCGTTCAATGGCATGAAATCGATGAAATCGTCGCAAACGGTGGCACACTCATTGATGTGCGAACTCCGCTAGAAGTTGAAAGAGGAAAAATTAATGGCTCAATCAACATCCCACTTGACGATTTACGTGACCGACTTCATGAACTACCAAAGGATGAAATCATTTATGTAACATGTCAAGTAGGTTTACGCGGTTACATCGCTACCCGCATCCTACAAGAAAACGGTTATCATGCGAAGAATCTTGATGGTGGATTCAAATTATACAGCGCTGTATTTCATCAAAATTAACAACTGAATCAAATTTAGTTGCCAAGATTTTTTTTAGCTAGAGGTATTACTTTCTTTTTTCTTTCGGAACGCTTTTAGCTTCTCCTCTAGCTTTCTTTTTTCTTCTTCAAAGTCATCTGGTTGCTCCTTCTCTTTGTACGGCTCATGTACCCACTTTGGCACCTTCTCCTTACGAACAACAGGCTTTCGTCTCGTTTGCAAATAGGCATCGATTTGCCTTACCGTTTGTAAATGGTTCGCCTTCCAATCGGTTAATAACGCTTGAACATAATTCCAGTTTCGTTTGCCGAACTCCGCTGCAGTTTCAAGCGCTTTTAAGACGATATCAGGCGAAAGCTTTTCTAACCAAGCAGCTAAACTTTTTTGAATCGTTTTCGTTATAGGTCCGAACCGAAGCGCCACGAACTTTTGATACACACGCTCATGAGACGAGACTTCTTCTTGCTTCTCTTGTATAAGAGGAGGATATCCTTCCAACACGTATCCGATCTTCTCCAAATCAGACTGGATTTTTTCGATATTCACTCGATATTGAAACGTTTTATCCCATTTATAACGGGCGTTAGTTCTTCGCATGAGCCATCCGTTTTGCACCAGTTCGTTTAAATATCTCCGCATCGTTGCTTCCGAGCAATTCATCATACATTCTTCAGCTAACTGAACGCTCGTTTTTGAAATCCACCCGTGGCGGTATGAATGGACGTCGCTTGCATCCCGCAAAGTCTTTTCTTCCGCCACCATTTGACCAACATCTACCATTCGCTCCGTCCAGTACAAAAATTGATTTAGTACAATCGCTAGCTTAAAATCGTTTGTTAACGCGACAAGTTCTTCTTTAATGACCACTCGTTTTAACCTTTTCATGCGTATCCCCTCCGACAATTCCTTTCACCATTTAATTAGCTTCGAGTTGTTCATTCGGGACCGCTTTTTTATAAAAAATATTTTATTTTTTTAATCTAAAGAAATACTCTATAAATTTCGTTCGTCATTTTGACGATTCGAACTAAAAAAATAACGAACCGATTCGAATATTTTTCGAACTCGATTCGTCATTCCTTATTTCCGCCAAAATGTCGTGCATTCCGCCTTATCTTGAATATTAAAATCGATAATTTTCTTAAGTAAGTCATAATCAACGGGGTCATTCCAACGAATGCGAAACAGCCCTTTCGTTCGACTGTAGCCCGCTTTGTCTATTTCATCTGCAAATTGATTCATCGTTTTCTCTTCCGGTGCAAAGCTCATATGCTTTTTTGCCTTATCAATGCCGATAATGAACGTTCCGTGATGCGTAAACATCGGGGTGTTCCATTTAATCTCCAACTTTAACATTGGAAAAGTTGCAGATACCCAATTGACCACTTCTTCCATCCGATTCCGATGCTCCATCTGTTTAATTGTAGCGACATAAGCCGAAAAATCTTCCACAAAATCGACCTCCTAAGAACTTTTCCTATTCCTTTATTGTACCAATTGGACAATCATGATGTAGAACTTTGATTAAAAAAATCCGAACTCCACATTCAAGAATTAATCATTATGTAATATTTCCAATTCACCTCATTCTTTTTTCTAAATAAAGGGATTAAAGTGATTTTGTTGAATTTAATCTATAAGTTATCGTGAATTCTTAATTATTCGTAACGCGGGGAGAATCACATAATGAAGAGTCGAAAATCTGTGTTTATTTTTTTAACAATCTTTGCATCAGTGATTATCATGGCTTACTTTATTTTACAACTGAATAACCAATACGATTATGACCAAAACCATATCCCCCTCAAATTCGGTGACAACTTCATTAGTATGGTTGAGGGGAATAACGATATAGGCTTTAACATTTTCGGTGTTCAAAAAGTGGCAAGCACAGATGATTCACTAAAAGAATCTGTGACATCCATTGCATTTAACAATTCCAATATTGAGGTAATTGACTTCCAAATTGATGAAGGAATGGTTTATCAGGACCATAAATTAATTAACATCATGGTTACTGCACATGTTTTATCCGATAAAATGGAGTCAGCAGACCAACTTCTTATTCAAATGGGGCATGAAGATGTAAAAGCATATCCCTTTGGAAAATTAACGATTCAGAAAAATGAACTTGATCAAACTCAACATCTTGAACCCTCTAGTGCCTATACTGTCGCTTATCCTTCTTTATCTTTAGATGTTCGAGTTAAAAACAAAACAGATAAACCGATTTCATTTCTTTCTATTTACGACCTAACAGAAGAAATTCAATACGAATTTAAAGAGCCGCTAACAATTAATGCAAATGAATTCAAAGAACTAAAAATAAATGATTTTCATCTAAACAGTAAACAAATTCCTGATTTTATCACCATTTCTCCAATCCTTTCCTATACATTGGAAAATCGTAAGTATGAGTATTCAATGAACGGTGTTCTATATGGGGTACTAGACTCTGATAAGGATAAAATTAAGAAAATGATTGATTAACCATAAAAAACTGGGCTGTCTTAAAAGTCCCTTAAATCGAATGAGGGGAGAAAAGGGAACGGCGACTCCAGCAGGAACAGCACGAGCTGAAGACCCCACATACGAGCTTGCAAGTCGAGGAGGGCCACGTCCTGTAGCCAACGCAGAGGCCAACACTTCCTGTACAAGTTCAAAAAGCGTCCGCCACCGGATGAGATTATCCAATTTAATTTACGATAAAATAGTGGCTGTACTTTTGGGACAGCCACTTCATTGTTATCGTCTCTTTTTCTTTCGTGGGTCTTCTACAAATTTATTTTTCGTCGCCTTTTCGAGAAGGACGGAAATGTGAATAATTCGTTCATCTACTTGATTAACACTTAAAACTTTCCCTTTTCGGCCTTTAATTTTCACATCTTCGCCTACCTCTGGATACCCGCTTCGTAGCTGGCTTAATACGACTAATTTTTCCTCGTAAAAATGAACCACATACATGCCGCTTCACCTCTATTCCCTTTTCTAAACTATATGTAGGCGAAGAAAAATGGGCACAAAATTTTAG is from Bacillus kexueae and encodes:
- the tnpA gene encoding IS200/IS605 family transposase, whose translation is MHKPSLAPSKIMQYLKGRSSRLLQDEFPELKKKYWGQHLWARGYFCATVGTKTEEIIRHYIANQIRDEKNDIFRIEE
- a CDS encoding alanine/glycine:cation symporter family protein: MIVVDFLNNILWSYVVIYGLLGIGIYFTWKTGFIQFTYIKEMFRIIFEKTPAHKPGEKPISSFKSFSIGSATRIGTGNLAGVAVAITLGGPGAVFWMWIVAIIGGATSFVESTLAQVYKVKDVDKPGTYRGGPAYYISKGLNQKWLGVVFAILIALTFGLIFNSVQSNTISAAFEEAFGLQSVAVGLILAALTAVIIFGGIHRIAFVSSVIVPIMVVLYIVMAAVVFVTNIGEFPAVMASIIKHAFGLEQAIGGGIGAAIMHGVRRGLFSNEAGMGSAPNAAATAAVSHPAKQGFIQTLGVYFDTLIVCTATAFIILVSTDVYNSGQYEGINLLQASLSSQVGDWANIFIAVAIFLFAFTSIIGSYYYGETNIQFIKNSKSILNLYRLATIVFVFIGSLVGLGFVWSVADLFMGLMTVINLIGIALLGNVAFRVLRDYKDQRAKGLEPTFDPLKLGIEKAEEWEIEEVEQKAG
- the cdr gene encoding CoA-disulfide reductase, yielding MRKIVIVGGVAGGATAAARLRRLNEKDEIIMFERGEYISFANCGLPYYIGNVIESRQKLLVQSVEGMSKRFRLDIRNLTEVTKINREAKTVTAKNVLTGEEYEESYDVLILSPGAKPIIPPIAGINNAKNVFTLRNVPDTDKIKAHIDQTNPTNAVVIGGGFIGVEMAENLVERGVNVTLVEMANQVMNPIDFEMASIVHTHMKEKGVNLLFNDGVKAIEQEGKRVVLASGQTLETDMIVLAIGVTPENQLAKDAQLALGVRGAIKVNEHLQTSDPSIYAIGDVIEVKHYIHGFETFVPLAWPANRQGRLVADHINGRDVKYNGTLGTSIAKIFDLTVAATGSNEKVLQHHHIPYEVIHVHPLHHAGYYPGAKQMTLKVLFDRETGQIYGAQAVGGDGVDKRIDVIATAIKGGLTVMDLPDLELSYAPPFSSAKDPVNMAGYVASNIVEGDVETVQWHEIDEIVANGGTLIDVRTPLEVERGKINGSINIPLDDLRDRLHELPKDEIIYVTCQVGLRGYIATRILQENGYHAKNLDGGFKLYSAVFHQN
- a CDS encoding DnaD domain-containing protein yields the protein MKRLKRVVIKEELVALTNDFKLAIVLNQFLYWTERMVDVGQMVAEEKTLRDASDVHSYRHGWISKTSVQLAEECMMNCSEATMRRYLNELVQNGWLMRRTNARYKWDKTFQYRVNIEKIQSDLEKIGYVLEGYPPLIQEKQEEVSSHERVYQKFVALRFGPITKTIQKSLAAWLEKLSPDIVLKALETAAEFGKRNWNYVQALLTDWKANHLQTVRQIDAYLQTRRKPVVRKEKVPKWVHEPYKEKEQPDDFEEEKRKLEEKLKAFRKKKESNTSS
- a CDS encoding iron chaperone encodes the protein MEDFSAYVATIKQMEHRNRMEEVVNWVSATFPMLKLEIKWNTPMFTHHGTFIIGIDKAKKHMSFAPEEKTMNQFADEIDKAGYSRTKGLFRIRWNDPVDYDLLKKIIDFNIQDKAECTTFWRK